The Candidatus Kryptobacter tengchongensis nucleotide sequence AATATAAATGGGAGGAAACCCCGGTATCTTAAAATGGTTAACCCATCAACTGGTGAAATCCATGTTGAATGTGTTCCATTTGATATTTTAACTGTAAAACAGGCTTTGTCCTGGAGGATAGGTGGGCTTGAATGGAATCCCGTTGAATTGACATAGTTAAATGTCACCGGCAAAACCCGGAAGACCCTGGGAAATCCTTAAGACCTTTGGGAAAAGCAAGCAAAGTTTATATATTTTATTAAAAACTTTTGAGAAATAAAATGGCTCTGTTAGATGTTAAAAATTTGAAGGTTTCATTTAAAACTGCGCGCGGGATATATAATGCAGTTAAAGGCGTAAGTTTTAAAATAGATGAAGGCGAGGTTTTTGCCCTCGTTGGAGAGTCCGGCGCCGGTAAGTCAATAACCGCAAGGGCAATCTTAAGATTGGTCGGCGATAACAGTATAATTGAGGGTGAAATTTTATGGAAAGACCGAGATTTATTAAAACTGGATGAAAAAGAAATGCGAAAATTACGGGGAGCGGAAATAGCAATGGTATTTCAAAATCCACAAATGGCTCTTAATCCCGCCTTCACAATTAAAAAACAGTTTGAAGAGGTAATTAAACTTCACAACCCTGGACTTACAAAGGATTCAATAATTGAAATGATGAAAAATTTACTTGGTTTGGTTCAGGCTGAGCATCTTTTCAGTAGGATAGATGATTATCCTCATCAGTTCTCAGTTGGCGAGGCTCAAAGAATTTTTTTAGGAATGGTTTTAGCCTGTAAACCAAAACTGTTGATCGCTGATGAACCAACCTCAGGACTTGATGTGACAGTTCAATCTGAAATACTTTCTTTGCTTAAAGATATCAGGGAAAAATTTAACACCGCAATCTTGCTTATTTCACATGATTTAGCAATAGTTTCCTCCATTGCCTCAAGAATTGCAGTAATGTACAAAGGTGAAATCATTGAATGTGATGTTCCTGAAAAGATCTTTCTGGAACCACAGCACAGCTATACAGAGAAGCTGATTAACTCCATACCTGTTCCAAAAATCTTATTTGCGAACAAAATAAATAAAATAAATAATGAAGATAGTGTATGAGCGTTCCAGCTGGTTCAAAATCCGGTTTCATATCGCCCTTAATTGCGACTAATTTGAGGCTTTATGAATTTATCAAAGATTTGAGGAAAAATTTTATTAAATATGAACTTTACAGGTTGAAGGTCCTTGGAATTTACATTAATGATTTTTGTAATTTGAATTGTAAACATTGTTATTATCAGATACCTAACAGAATTAATTTTAACCCGATTTCCCTGGACAGGGTTAAGCTCGCACTGGATAAAGCTATAGATTCTGGCGTGTCGCTTTTTGCTTTCGTTGGAAAGGAAGTCTTCATCCCAGGTGAGTTGATAGGTGAAAGAACAATGGAGTTAATGAAGTTCCTTGTTGAAAGGAGAAATAGAAATAAAGAAATAGTCATTGGAGCTGTGACAAATGGGGTCTTGATTGATAAGTTTTTTGACAGGCTAAGAGACATAAAGCTTGATTACATTGATTTCTCAATAGATGGGTCAAATGCCAGAGTCCATGATGAGTTGAGAGGTTATGGGACATTTTCAAAAGTGATAAGGAATCTGGAATATGGATTACATAAGGGAATTGCAGATAAAATTTTTATCTCATCAACCCTCTACAGCAGCAATATTGATGATTTGATTAACATTTTCAATTTTTCAAGCAGATATGGAATAAGGTATTTTAATATAACGCCAGTTGTAGCTATAAAGGGAACTGAACTTGGAATTTCAGTTGCCGATCTGATTAAGTTTATAAATAGAATTCCAGAAAAGTTTGATAAGCTGAAAGTCAATTCCCCGGTGTTAGTTGTGCTGGATTTGGATTCTTATATTGTTAAAAGTTTATCCAGGGCGATGTGGGAGCTGATGGACATGCAGGTGTTCATAGATAGGGTTAATAATTTGCTTTTGTTCAAGAATCTTGTCGGCTCAACGACCTTGTGTATAAGAATTAGCCTGCCAGACCCCTGTGCGGGATACGGCTGTATCTCCGCCGACGGCTTGTTCTTCAACAAAGGCGGATGCTTGTTTATGAAACCAGGTTATGAAAACTTAGCGCTGGGTAATCTGTTGAAGGATGATATGTCAAGCATTATAAGCAGGGCGGAAAAGTTAAGCAAAGGAATCTTCGCTGAACCCTATTCCACCAACCTTGATGTTTTTTCTTTAACTTCCGGTGAACTTTTAAACTTAATTGAAGGAGGAGGCTATGAATTTCCAAAGATTAATTAAATTCTGGGGCATCTTACCCGTGATTTTGTTTATTATATTTAGTTCCTGTAAAACGAAAAAAGTTGAGAAAAATATAATTTATGAGGCGATATTATCAGATCCCAGAAGTTTTGACCCCAGAGATCAGGTTGATGCTGAAACATATGGAATTATGTATACAATTTATAATACGCTGGTTGAGATGGACGATTCGTTAGTAATACAGCCAGCAATTGCTGAAAGATGGGAAACAAAAGATTTCAAAGAATGGAAATTCTTTATAAGGGATGGTGTTTATTTTCATCCCGATCCATGTTTTGGTTCAGCAGGAACGAAAAAGCTGACCGCTTATGATGTGGAATATTCGCTTAACAGATCTCTGAAACCTGGAGGAGTTGGAGCTTTTATGTTAACTGATATCGTTGAAGGAGCTGAAGAAGTTAACCAAGGAAAGGCAGAGAAAGCATCCGGAATTTTCGCTGTTGATTCCACTACACTCGTGATAAGGTTGAAACAGCCCTACGGAAAATTGTTAGAAAGGCTGGCAACGCCGTTTTTCTTCATAGTCCCAAGAGAAGCTGTTGACTATTATAAAGATGAATTCCCGCGCCACCCCGTTGGTACAGGAGCATATATGTTTGAAAGATATGAGCCCGGAAATGCTGTTTTCTTGAAGAAAAATCCACTGTTCTGGAAAAAAGATAATGACGGAAAAAGGTTGCCATACCTGGATGGTTTGGTTTTTAAAATCGTCCGAAATCCACAACTCGCTTTAAATGAGTTTTTGAGCGGAAATCTGGATGCTGTTGAGGTTCAACCAGTTTTCGTTGATCTATTATTCGAAAACGGGCGCTTGAAAAAGGAGTTCCAAAAGTACAAAGTGGTTGAAAATATAGCTCTTGATGTCCATTTTCTGGCGTTTAATTTTAAAGAGAAAATTTTCAGTAATAAAAACTTCCGGCAGGCGTTAAATTATGCAATAGATAAAAGGGTTATATGTGAGAGAATACTTAATAATTTAGCAACACCAGCTATAGGTATTTTACCACCAGGGGTTTATTCCGATGTGAAGCGAAAACCAGTTTATGAGTTAAATAAGGAAAAAGCAAAGGAAAAACTTAAATTAGCCGGATATGATGCCGGGGGAAAGGCACCAGAATTAGAATTGCACATAGATAACAAACAAACAACCGAACTTATGGCTCAGTATGTTCAAGCAACTCTGAAAGAGCTGGGAATAAACATAAAGTTGAAGAAAACAGATTTCGGAACATTGTTAGCAGATGTTGTTAGCGGCAAATCAAAATTTTATTATATGTGGTGGGAAGGTACAGACCCAAATCCGGAGATATTCATGGTACAGTTTAAATCAAACCTATTACCAGAAAAAGGTGGATACAATTTCGGGCGATATAACAACAAATCTGTTGATAACCTTTTTGATGCTGCGGTGCGTGAGTTAAAACCGGAGAAAGCAAAGAAATTATGGCTAAAACTGGATTCACTGCTTGTTGAAGATGCTCCATGGATATTTCTCTAT carries:
- a CDS encoding oligopeptide transport system ATP-binding protein encodes the protein MALLDVKNLKVSFKTARGIYNAVKGVSFKIDEGEVFALVGESGAGKSITARAILRLVGDNSIIEGEILWKDRDLLKLDEKEMRKLRGAEIAMVFQNPQMALNPAFTIKKQFEEVIKLHNPGLTKDSIIEMMKNLLGLVQAEHLFSRIDDYPHQFSVGEAQRIFLGMVLACKPKLLIADEPTSGLDVTVQSEILSLLKDIREKFNTAILLISHDLAIVSSIASRIAVMYKGEIIECDVPEKIFLEPQHSYTEKLINSIPVPKILFANKINKINNEDSV
- a CDS encoding Sulfatase maturation enzyme AslB, radical SAM superfamily, coding for MSVPAGSKSGFISPLIATNLRLYEFIKDLRKNFIKYELYRLKVLGIYINDFCNLNCKHCYYQIPNRINFNPISLDRVKLALDKAIDSGVSLFAFVGKEVFIPGELIGERTMELMKFLVERRNRNKEIVIGAVTNGVLIDKFFDRLRDIKLDYIDFSIDGSNARVHDELRGYGTFSKVIRNLEYGLHKGIADKIFISSTLYSSNIDDLINIFNFSSRYGIRYFNITPVVAIKGTELGISVADLIKFINRIPEKFDKLKVNSPVLVVLDLDSYIVKSLSRAMWELMDMQVFIDRVNNLLLFKNLVGSTTLCIRISLPDPCAGYGCISADGLFFNKGGCLFMKPGYENLALGNLLKDDMSSIISRAEKLSKGIFAEPYSTNLDVFSLTSGELLNLIEGGGYEFPKIN
- a CDS encoding peptide/nickel transport system substrate-binding protein; translated protein: MNFQRLIKFWGILPVILFIIFSSCKTKKVEKNIIYEAILSDPRSFDPRDQVDAETYGIMYTIYNTLVEMDDSLVIQPAIAERWETKDFKEWKFFIRDGVYFHPDPCFGSAGTKKLTAYDVEYSLNRSLKPGGVGAFMLTDIVEGAEEVNQGKAEKASGIFAVDSTTLVIRLKQPYGKLLERLATPFFFIVPREAVDYYKDEFPRHPVGTGAYMFERYEPGNAVFLKKNPLFWKKDNDGKRLPYLDGLVFKIVRNPQLALNEFLSGNLDAVEVQPVFVDLLFENGRLKKEFQKYKVVENIALDVHFLAFNFKEKIFSNKNFRQALNYAIDKRVICERILNNLATPAIGILPPGVYSDVKRKPVYELNKEKAKEKLKLAGYDAGGKAPELELHIDNKQTTELMAQYVQATLKELGINIKLKKTDFGTLLADVVSGKSKFYYMWWEGTDPNPEIFMVQFKSNLLPEKGGYNFGRYNNKSVDNLFDAAVRELKPEKAKKLWLKLDSLLVEDAPWIFLYHTKRVRLLQPYISNYDNNPMQIRRYYTTTKSRL